Genomic DNA from Myxococcus stipitatus:
TGAAGCGTGAGGGTATCCATGAGCGGCGTGAACGACGACGCGAAGCACGCGTAGAGCGCCATCGTCGCCATCAGCGCGGGGAAGGTCCGCGCGGTGGACACCCAGCCGAACGCGAGCGCGGCGCCGAGCGTCAACCCGGTGAGGACCCGGGCCGCACGCCCAGTGCGATCCGCGAGGTGTCCCCACAGGTGGGGAGCGAGCAGGGAGATGGCCGGTGACAAGCCGAGCAGCACGCCGACCTGCGTCGCGGAGAGGGAGAGCGAGCGGAAGTACGCTGGCAGGAACGGCAGGATGATTCCGACCGAGGCGAAGTAGAGGAAGTAGAAGCCCGCCAGGGGGAGGCGTCGGGGAGCGGGGGCCGGGCTCATGAAGGGTTGGAACCTTGACATGTCGGGCCGCTTTTTCCGCCTGTTGACCTCGCTTTCTTTTGTGTACCTTGCCCGCGACATGGCCAGTCCCACGGAAACATCCGCGCCCGTCACCATCACCCAGATCCAGGGTGAGGCGGAGCTCATGCAGGCGCTCGCCATTCGCGAGGTGGTGTTCATCGAGGAGCAGCACGTCCCCGAGGGCATCGAGCGCGACGCCGAGGACGCGCACGCCTACCACGTCATCGCCTATCAGGCCGGCCACGCCATCGGCACGGGGCGGCTGGTGATGCTGCCCCAACCCCCCACGGGGCAAACGGGCAAGTGGGGTCAGATTGGCCGCATGGCGGTCCTCCAGGCGCACCGCAAGGCGCGCGTGGGTTCGATGCTGCTGACGTCGCTGGAGGAGGAGGCGCGTCGTCGGGGCGTCGAGGGCGTCATGCTGCACGCCCAGCTCTACGCGCTCGAGTTCTACAAGAAGCACGGCTACGTGGCCGTGGGCTCGGTGTTCGAGGAAGGTGGCATCGACCACCTCGAGATGCACAAGCGCTTCTAGTCGTCAGCGCCGCGGAGGCCGGGGCGCGGGTGGCTGCGCGTGCCTCGGGTCCTCCGGCCACGAGTGCCGAGGGTACTTGCGGCACAGCTCCTTGCGGATGGCCGGATAGTGCCGCTCCCAGAAGCCGGCCAGGTCCGTGGTCACCTGCACCGCGCGCATGTTGGGCGCGAGCAGGTGGAGCACCAGCGGGACGCGGCCCGCGCAGACGCTGGGACCCTGGGCCATGCCGAAGAAGTCCTGGAGGCGTGACTCGACCCAGGGCGGCTTGCCCGGCTCGTAGTGGACCTTGACGCCGCGGCCACCGGGCAGGGTGACGCGCTCGGGCGCGTGGGCCGCGAGCAGGCGCTGCTGCTCCGACGACAGGCGCGCGTAGAGGGCGTCGAGCAGCGACACGCCCTCGAGGTCCTTGAAGCTGCGCGCGTCCGAGCACAGCGACGCGAGCGCGTCCCGGAGGAAGCCATCGTCGACGGTGGGGAACTTCGCCTCGGGGAAGGCCTGCGCGAGCAGGGCCACGCGGGTGCGCCACTGCTCCAGGGCCTCGGGGTCGGCGAACTGGCCGGGCCCCGCTGCGAGCGCCGCCTCGACGAGCACGCGCGCGGCCGCCTCCGAGGGAGGTGCGGGGGCGCGGGTCTCCTCCAGCACGAGGTTGCCGTAGGACAGGCGGGTGAGGCGCTCCACGCGGCGCGCATCGGCGTTCCACTGGAGGGTGTCCACCTCCTCGAGCGCGTCCGGGTAGAGGTCGAGCAGCCACTCCGGCTCCACGGCGCTGGCCAGGCGCACCACGGCGCCACGGCCCGGGCGCTCCTCGGCGTCCACGGCCACCATGAGGTCGGCGTCCTGGACGACGCTCATCTCGGACAGCGACGCGGTGCCGCCGCCGAACATCAGGAGCTCCGGGGCGCGCGGGCGGCGTCGACGCGCGACGCGGTCCGGGTAGCCGGCGAGGACGCTGAGCATCAGGGCCTGTTCGAGGTCCTCGGGGCGTTGGGGGCGCGCGGCCTGTCCGCGCACCGCGCGCCGGAGCTGCTTCTGGACGCGGTCGACGGCCTGCACCGCGCTCTGTTCGAGGGACAGCGAGTGGAGTCGCCCGGACGCGAAGCTGGCGCGCTCCGCGTCGCGGAAGCGCTCCAGCAGCTCGAGCAGGTCGGAGGGGCCGCTGACGACGGCCGCGGCGCGGTGGCCGCCGCCCAGGTTGGCGCGGGCCTCGCGGCGGATGTCCCGCTCGCCCATGAGGGCCGCGAGCGTGGCTGCCTCGGCGCCGACGCCTCGGCGCTCGCCCTCGACGATGACGCGGGCCTGACGGGGGTGGACGGGGAAGCGGAGCAGGCGCTGGCCGATGTCGGTGACCTTGCCGCGTGTGTCCACCGCGCCCAGGCGGCCCAGCAGCGTCTCCGCGGCCTCGAGGGACGCGGGAGGAGGGGGTTCGAAGAAGGGGAAGGCGCCCAGGTCGGTGACGCCGGAGGCGCGCAGGGCGAGCACCGTCTCCGCCAGGTCCATGCGGCGAATCTCGGGGGCCTCCTGCTCGGGTCGACCGTCGAAGTCGTGCTGGGTGTACAGCCGCAGGCAGTGGCCCGCCCGGGTGCGGCCCGCGCGGCCGGCGCGTTGGATGGCGGAGGCGCGGCTGACCTTGGAGAGCTTGAGGGTGGGCAGGCCGGACCAGGGCGAGTGGCTGGCGACGCGGGCCAGTCCGGAGTCGATGACCACGGCCACGCCGTCGATGGTGACGGAGGTCTCCGCCACGTTGGTGGAGAGGATGAGCTTGCGGCGCGAGCTGCGGCGCACGGCGCGGTCCTGTTCGGCGGGCGTCAGGTCGCCGTGCAGGGGGAGCACGTCGGTGTCGTGTCGCTCGGCGAACTCCGCGCAGGTGTCGCGGGTGCGGCGGATCTCCCCGGCGCCGGGGAGGAACACGAGCACGTCGCCGTCGACGCCGGCGGCGAACAGGCGCTTGAGGCCGGCGAGCACCTGCTGGTCCAGGTGCCGGTCGTCTGGGGCGGGCAGGTACTCCACGCTGACGTCGAAGCGGCGTCCCTGGGATCGCAGCGAGGGGCAACCTCCGAGGTAGGCACGGACGGGTTCGGCCTCCAGGGTCGCGGACATCACGACGAGCTTGAGGTCGGGCCGGGCGGTCTCCTGGAGGCGCCGCAGCATGGCGAGGGAGATGTCGGCGGAGAGGTGCCGCTCGTGGAACTCGTCGAGCACGACGATGCCCACGTCGCGCAGGGTGGGGTCGGTGAGCAGGCGGCGTCCGAGGACGCCCTCGGTGACGAAGGACAGCCGGGTCTTCGGGCCGCGCACGTCCTCGAAGCGGACCTGGTAGCCGACCGTCTCGCCGACGCGCTCGCCAATCTCCTCGGAGACGCGCTGGGCGGCGAGGCGGGTGGGGAGTCGCCGTGGCTGGAGGACGACGATCTCCTTGCCCTGGCCGAGGCCCGCCTCGAGCAGTGCGCGAGGCACTCGCGTCGTCTTGCCCGCGCCGGGAGGCGCCTCGAGCACGAGTGAGCGTGCGCCTCGCAGCGTGGAGACGATCTCCGGCAGGAGCGGATCGATGGGAAGGGGGGCGTCCGCCATGGACGGGGTCCTCTCACGTCGCGGGGGAGGCCCGCTCAGGGTGTCTCGGTTCCTGCGGTGTCCGGCGAGCCCTTCTTCTTGCGCACGCGGGGCGACTGCGCGCGGCCGGACTCCTGGGGGGCGCCGGCGTTCGCCGAGGACTGCTTCCGTCCGTGTGCGTCGTTGGTGCCGCGCTCGTCGTCGGACGTCGTGTGACCTTGCGCGTCCTCGTCGGTGGGCGTCGCGTCGGCGCTGCCCGCCGCCTTGCGTCCGCGCGATGCCTCGGAGTCGGACGCAGCGTCGTCACCGCCCGCCGCCTTGCGTCCGCGCGATGCCTTGGAGTCGGACGCAGCGTCGTCACCGCCCGCCGCCTTGCGCCCGCGCGATGCCTCGGAGTCGGACGCAGCGTCGTCACCGCCCGTCGCCTTGCGCCCGCGCGATGCCTCGGAGTCGGACGCAGCGTCGTCACCGCCCGTCGCCTTTCGTCCGCGCGATGCCTCGGAGTCGGACGCAGCGTCGGTGCCGCCCGCCGCCTTTCGTCCGCGCGCGGCCTCGCGCTTGTCGACGGGCGGGGCGGCGTCATCGTCCGAGGTGCGTCCGGACTTCTTTCGGGACGCCGGACGTGAGGGCGCCGACTCGTCGATGGCCAGCGACTCTTCCGTCGCGGGGATCGCGGCGTCCAGAGATGGCGCGGTGGCCTCATGCGCGATGGCGTCGGTGGCGTCGGCCTCGTCCACCGTGGGGGCCTCCGAGTCGGGAGTGGCGTCGGGGGAGGGAGCCGCGGCGGGCGTCGCAGCTGCGGCGGCGGAGAGGTCGTGCTCCGGGCCTCCGGCGTCGAGCGCGGCGACCTCGGCCAGTTCGGCCTCGGTGGGCTCCATGGAGTCGACGGGCTCGGCGTCGAGGCCGGCGACGCCGTCATCGGCAAGGGCGAGGCCGCGGCCCGCGCGGCGCTTCGGCTTGAGGTTGAGGCCCGCTGCTTCATGGACGCTCGGCACGGGGACGAGCGCGGCCTCGGACAACAGGCGTGCCTGTCGCAGGGCGACATCGAGCTTGCGGCCCAGGGCGACGAGCTCCTCTCGGAGCACGGTCTCGACCTCGGGCGTCAGGGGGGCGGGTTCGTGACTGGAGCGCCAGGCGGTATGAGCGGCCACGACCTGTTCCATCACCGGCCGCACCATGGCGAAGTCCTCGCGGGCGAAGATTCGCGTCACGTACGCGCTGCGCGTGCGGCGCTCGTACGAGGTCGCGTACTCGATGATGACATCGCGTGGCGCGCGGCGCAGCTGGGGGAACTTGAGGTGGGGGAAGAGCGCCTCGATGACGGGCGCGCGGCTGCTGGCGGTGAAGGTGATGCCGGCGTGGAGCTTCTCCAGCGCATCGACCCAGAGCCCTTGCTGGTGGAAGGCGTATTCCTCGCGCGCCTCTTCGAGCTCGGGCAGGTCCTTCACGCGGTCCAGCACGTCGGCGGAGGGGGCGCGCGCGGTGCGCACCAGCTCCAGGGCGGTGGCGAGCCAGCCCTTCTCGGCGTCGAGGCCGGGTCGGTCGGCGAGCATCTCTCCCGCGCTGGCGATCCGGGCCTCGAAGGCCTCGGCGAAGCGGATGAGCTCATAGGACTCGAGCGTGGACGACATGCGGACGGGCTCCTCGAATGGGCGGCGGAGATACCACAGCCGGGCGGCGTCAGCGTTCGCCGAACAGCACCGGGAGGGCGTCGTGGTGCGTGAAGTCGGGGAAGGCCGCGTGGGCGCCGGCCGCGAGCAGGGCCTCGGCGGTGAAGGTGCCCGTCCCCACGCCGATGCACTCCGCGCCGATGCCCAGCGCCGCGTCGACGTCCTTGGGCGTGTCGCCGATGACGACGACGCGGCAGTCGGCCACGGGGACTCCGAGCGAGGCGGCGCCCATCCGTGCGCCGTGGCGGATCAGCTCCACTCGGTCCTCGTGGTCGCAGCCGAAGCCGCCGAAGTCGAACTGGTCGTAGATGTTCACGCGCTCGAGCTTCACGCGGGCGCCCTCGCGGACGTTGCCGGTGCCCAGGCCCACGGCGAAGCCGGGGCGCGCGCGGGCCTCGCGTACCGCCTCGCGCATGCCGGGGTAGAGGCGATAGCGCTGGGCGTCCGCCTTCACGACCTCGTCCGCGAGGTGTGCGAGGTACGCGGCGATGCCCGCGTCGATGGCGGCCTCGGTGTCTTCGACGCCGATGATGCGCAGCGCCTTGCGGACGATGGCCCGGTCCGTCATGCCGGACATGTGGAACGAGTCGCAGGCGTCGCGGCGACCATGGAGCTGCTCGAAGGCGCGGTCCATGGCCCGGCGTCCGGCGCCGCCGGAGGTGAGGAGGGTGCCGTCGATATCGAACAAGAGGACCGTGGGACGCATGGCCCCCATCTAATGGAAGGCTCGGGCCGACGCGAGCCCCGAGTCTCACGTGGGAGGGCTCATGGCTCCGTGAGGCTGAGGCCCCGCTGGAGTGCCTCGCGGACCAGGGGGCGTTCCTCGACGGGCAGTCGTTCCTCCAGGGCCAGTCGGGCCTGCTGACCGCCCAGCCTGCCGAGCGCCACGGCGACGGCCTCGCGCACCTGGTCCTCCCGGTCCGTCAGCCGCGTGGCGAGGATGGGGATGGCGTCGATGCCCAGGCAGCGTCCGAGCGATTGGGCCGCGCTGGCGCGAACCTCCGCGGGGGCGCGGACATCCGCGAGGACCTCCTGGATGGAGCTGGCGCCCTGGGAGGGGTCGACCATCGCGAGCGAGGCCATGGCGCGCGACCGTCGTGGCGCGGGCACGGTGCCATCCATGACCATGGCGTTGAGGACGGGGATGGCCTGGGGCCCGAGCTGACGCCAGGCCTCCTCGCGCGGCGGCGCCTGTTGATCGAGCAGGGCGAGCACCCGGGCGCGGAGGTCCTCGGGGGGCGTGCCCTCGAGGGGCGCGAGCGAGGACTGCGCGAGGGTGGCCCGACCATGGGCCGCTGTCGCGGTGCCCGCCGGGCCCACCAACAGGCCCACGCCCAGGACCATGCACCACCAGCGCCCCTGTGGGGCGCGCGCCGTCGCCAGGAAGGACCCGCGCGGCGAGGGGGAGGGGGATGTCGGGGTGGTCATGGGGCTCCCCAGCAGGAGTGAGGCTTCGGGTTATACGCCGGCCCCCCTTCGGACTCGATGCACAATAGAGTGCGCCGACGATGGCTGGACGTGTCTTCTTCTTCCTACAGCACGCAACGTACGAGCCCGCGTTCCAGGCGGGCTCCATGGGCATCACCGCCGCCGCGATGGGGGACGAGGTCTACTTCGTCTTCGCCTTCGACGCGCTGCGGGCGCTCGTGCAGGGTGACTTCGGGCGGCCGGGGCGCGAGGTCGAACACGCCGAGCAGGCCCGAGGCGAGGCCTTGGGCGTGCCTGCTCCCGCGAAGATGCTGCAGGAGGCGCGATCCCTGGGGGCGAAGCTCATCGCCTGTGACACGACCGTTCGCCTCTGTGGTTACGACCCCGACCACCTGCAGCGTGAGGCGCTGGATGAAGTGATGGGCCTCGCCTCGCTATGGCGCCTGACGCAGGGGGCCCGCACGCTGTCTCTGTAGCGCGGCGGGAGCTTGTCGGGCAGGCGCGGATGTCGTCCAGTTGGCACCGGGAGTGTGCCCGTTGGCGGGACGGTGTCGGCTCTTGCTGTAACGTCGCAGTACCAGTCAAATGGCTAGGGGACCTGCTTTTGAGGCTGTAGCCTCGGGGCCGAGTCACGCGTTACTCTGCCCCCTACGCCGTCCCCCGAAGAACCCGGCCGCGCGGAAGCACCGCGTCCCCACGAGAAGCAGAAGGAATCCATCACCTATGCGCGCCAAGCAGAATCTCCTGAGCGCCCTGGCCGTCGGCGCCTTCACCAGCGTCGTCATGGCGGGGTGTCAGTCGTACGACTTCGAGCGGGTGGAGCCGCTCGCCATTGCCGCGACGACGAAGGAGGTGGACGTCAAGGCCCTCACCAGCAAGCCGAACGCCATGTTGCTCGTGGACATCTCCGGCTCGATGACGGGGCCGGTGGACCCGAGCCGTCCCTCGTGCATCGTGAAGGACTCGGAGACCGGCAACGATACGCTGTGCGGCGGCAGGAATCCGTGCCCGACGGCCACGTGCCCCACGCGCTGGACGGAGCTCCAGGCCGCCGTTCCGCAGTTCCTTGCGGAGAGCGGCTCGCTGGTCCGCTACGGCCTGACGACCTATCCGGAAGCGACGTCCGGCCAGGGGGTGGCCGCCTGTACCGCTCCCACCAACGCGTCGATCCGCAATCCCCTGCCTGCCGCAGAGGATGACGATTCGTTGCTGGCCAACGCGGAGGGGATCAATCAGATCATCCAGAACATTCCGAACTTTGGCGAGGGGCGGCAGCCAATCGGAGGTACTCCGACAAGCGCGAGCCTCACGTTCGTCGGCAACTTCGAGAGCCTCCAGTCGAAGGATCGCAACGACTACGTCATCCTCCTGACAGACGGTTTGCCCAACTGCAACGAGTTCAACCAGTACGCGTACTCCACCGATCCCGTGAACTGCCGGTGCACCATCGTGGGCAACGGCTGCACCAACGCCTTCGACAAGCGCGGCTGCCTCGACATGTCCGCATCGGTGGACGCGGCGGCTGCACTCGCTCTCAAGGGAATCACGACCATCGTCATTGGCTTCGGCGCGGAGACCGCGAGTGGCGATGGCCCCGAGGTGCTCCAGGCGATGGCGGTCGCGGGTGGTTTCAAGCGCAAGTGCACGGCCAACAGTGAGTGTGGTGCTGGCGATACCTGCAACCTCACCACGGGCTTGTGCAACCGGCAGTTCTTCCAGGCGGGCAACCAGGCGGAGCTGGCCGCCGCGCTGGAGAAGATCAGCAAGGAGATCCAGAACCCGGAGCCGTGCTTCGTGAAGCTGGAGGAGGCGGAGCTTCCTTCGGATCCGAAGCTGATCATCGTCTATGTGGAGGGGGAGAAGTTGGCCTCTGGCCCCGATACGTGGACGCTCGGTGAGTACAAAGACGCTGGCTCGGGCGTCATCTTCAACGGCGCCACGTGCGATCGCCTCAAGAACTCCCGGCCCGAGGCGCCCGTGAACGTCGAGGTCCGCGCCATCCGCCAGCAGTAGGCGGCCGGTCGGGAGCCACGGCTTTACCCGGGACGGTGCGGGGATTATAGGTCCCTCGCCTCCGGCCCGGCCGCGGCTCCCGCCATGAAAGTCACCATCCTCTCGCGCTCCGCTTCCATCCCGTCCACTCGACGCCTTGTCGAGGCGGGGCGCGCCAGGAACCACCGGATGCGCGTGCTCAACCCCCTCCGGGTGCAGATGCATCTGGATGGGGGGAGCGCGGCGCTCTACTACGACCGCAAGAAGCTGGCCCCCACGGACGTCCTCGTCCCGCGTATCGCCCAGTCCATCAACACCTACGGTCTGGCGGTGGTGAACCAGTTCGCGCTGGGCGGCGTGGCGCTCGTCAACCACGCGCAGGCCATCGCGATGTCGCGCGGCAAGATGCGCTCGCTCCAGTTGCTGTCGGCGCATGGCATCGACATCCCGGCGACGGTGATGGCGCGTGACGCCGCCCACCTCAAGCAGATGGTGGGCCTGGTGGGCGGAGTGCCGGTGCTCGTGAAGCTGCTCCAGGGCCAGGAGAAGCACGGCGTCATGGTGTGCGAGAGCCTCCAGTCGCTGGAGGCCGCCCTCGAGGCCGTGCTGGGGCTGGGCCACAACCTGGTCATGCAGGAGTACGTGAAGAGCACCAGCCAGGACGTGCGCGTGCTCGTCGTGGGGGGCAAGGCCATCGCGGCGGTGAAGCGCCGGCCCCGGGCGGGGCGGCTGGCGCACACCCTCATCAAGGGGGCCCGGCTGGAGGCCATGGAGCTGTCCCCGGGGCAGCGGGCCACAGCCGAGAAGGCCACGCGGCTGGTGGGCCTGGAGGTCGCGGCCGTCGACCTGCTCGACG
This window encodes:
- a CDS encoding ATP-grasp domain-containing protein; the protein is MKVTILSRSASIPSTRRLVEAGRARNHRMRVLNPLRVQMHLDGGSAALYYDRKKLAPTDVLVPRIAQSINTYGLAVVNQFALGGVALVNHAQAIAMSRGKMRSLQLLSAHGIDIPATVMARDAAHLKQMVGLVGGVPVLVKLLQGQEKHGVMVCESLQSLEAALEAVLGLGHNLVMQEYVKSTSQDVRVLVVGGKAIAAVKRRPRAGRLAHTLIKGARLEAMELSPGQRATAEKATRLVGLEVAAVDLLDVEGHPKVFEVNSSPALPEMEAATGMDLATPIIVRAEELVAGAAPVSLPDLGPAQTTQPPAPTSAQEPRVRRGPRPAKSDGGEG
- a CDS encoding HEAT repeat domain-containing protein: MTTPTSPSPSPRGSFLATARAPQGRWWCMVLGVGLLVGPAGTATAAHGRATLAQSSLAPLEGTPPEDLRARVLALLDQQAPPREEAWRQLGPQAIPVLNAMVMDGTVPAPRRSRAMASLAMVDPSQGASSIQEVLADVRAPAEVRASAAQSLGRCLGIDAIPILATRLTDREDQVREAVAVALGRLGGQQARLALEERLPVEERPLVREALQRGLSLTEP
- the cglB gene encoding adventurous gliding motility lipoprotein CglB, which translates into the protein MRAKQNLLSALAVGAFTSVVMAGCQSYDFERVEPLAIAATTKEVDVKALTSKPNAMLLVDISGSMTGPVDPSRPSCIVKDSETGNDTLCGGRNPCPTATCPTRWTELQAAVPQFLAESGSLVRYGLTTYPEATSGQGVAACTAPTNASIRNPLPAAEDDDSLLANAEGINQIIQNIPNFGEGRQPIGGTPTSASLTFVGNFESLQSKDRNDYVILLTDGLPNCNEFNQYAYSTDPVNCRCTIVGNGCTNAFDKRGCLDMSASVDAAAALALKGITTIVIGFGAETASGDGPEVLQAMAVAGGFKRKCTANSECGAGDTCNLTTGLCNRQFFQAGNQAELAAALEKISKEIQNPEPCFVKLEEAELPSDPKLIIVYVEGEKLASGPDTWTLGEYKDAGSGVIFNGATCDRLKNSRPEAPVNVEVRAIRQQ
- a CDS encoding DsrE family protein → MAGRVFFFLQHATYEPAFQAGSMGITAAAMGDEVYFVFAFDALRALVQGDFGRPGREVEHAEQARGEALGVPAPAKMLQEARSLGAKLIACDTTVRLCGYDPDHLQREALDEVMGLASLWRLTQGARTLSL
- a CDS encoding HAD family hydrolase, encoding MGAMRPTVLLFDIDGTLLTSGGAGRRAMDRAFEQLHGRRDACDSFHMSGMTDRAIVRKALRIIGVEDTEAAIDAGIAAYLAHLADEVVKADAQRYRLYPGMREAVREARARPGFAVGLGTGNVREGARVKLERVNIYDQFDFGGFGCDHEDRVELIRHGARMGAASLGVPVADCRVVVIGDTPKDVDAALGIGAECIGVGTGTFTAEALLAAGAHAAFPDFTHHDALPVLFGER
- a CDS encoding GNAT family N-acetyltransferase, giving the protein MASPTETSAPVTITQIQGEAELMQALAIREVVFIEEQHVPEGIERDAEDAHAYHVIAYQAGHAIGTGRLVMLPQPPTGQTGKWGQIGRMAVLQAHRKARVGSMLLTSLEEEARRRGVEGVMLHAQLYALEFYKKHGYVAVGSVFEEGGIDHLEMHKRF
- the hrpB gene encoding ATP-dependent helicase HrpB, giving the protein MADAPLPIDPLLPEIVSTLRGARSLVLEAPPGAGKTTRVPRALLEAGLGQGKEIVVLQPRRLPTRLAAQRVSEEIGERVGETVGYQVRFEDVRGPKTRLSFVTEGVLGRRLLTDPTLRDVGIVVLDEFHERHLSADISLAMLRRLQETARPDLKLVVMSATLEAEPVRAYLGGCPSLRSQGRRFDVSVEYLPAPDDRHLDQQVLAGLKRLFAAGVDGDVLVFLPGAGEIRRTRDTCAEFAERHDTDVLPLHGDLTPAEQDRAVRRSSRRKLILSTNVAETSVTIDGVAVVIDSGLARVASHSPWSGLPTLKLSKVSRASAIQRAGRAGRTRAGHCLRLYTQHDFDGRPEQEAPEIRRMDLAETVLALRASGVTDLGAFPFFEPPPPASLEAAETLLGRLGAVDTRGKVTDIGQRLLRFPVHPRQARVIVEGERRGVGAEAATLAALMGERDIRREARANLGGGHRAAAVVSGPSDLLELLERFRDAERASFASGRLHSLSLEQSAVQAVDRVQKQLRRAVRGQAARPQRPEDLEQALMLSVLAGYPDRVARRRRPRAPELLMFGGGTASLSEMSVVQDADLMVAVDAEERPGRGAVVRLASAVEPEWLLDLYPDALEEVDTLQWNADARRVERLTRLSYGNLVLEETRAPAPPSEAAARVLVEAALAAGPGQFADPEALEQWRTRVALLAQAFPEAKFPTVDDGFLRDALASLCSDARSFKDLEGVSLLDALYARLSSEQQRLLAAHAPERVTLPGGRGVKVHYEPGKPPWVESRLQDFFGMAQGPSVCAGRVPLVLHLLAPNMRAVQVTTDLAGFWERHYPAIRKELCRKYPRHSWPEDPRHAQPPAPRPPRR